The Oreochromis aureus strain Israel breed Guangdong linkage group 7, ZZ_aureus, whole genome shotgun sequence region TCAACCAAACACAGCTAACCTCTAACAGCGCTGGTCTCCACCTATCAGTGACAGGAACATTACAACCTGAGGAGCCACTTGCACTTGACAAACACGACAACGAGCAACAAATCCCCAGGCTGATAAAAAGAAACCTGACTGCCAAGAAGGCACCGCATACTGCAAACCTACCACAGTTGGATCTAATGAAAAGCTAAATACGAGGCTTTAAGTTACTTTAACTTAGGCTACAGTCACACTAGGGGAAAACACTACAGACTGCAGTACAACCAAAATCATTGCAACTTTGCAATCAGCTTGCAAATTCTTACCTctaaaatgatcattttaatgACAGGAACCATGTCTGCAACCTCTTGCAGTCAATTGTGGTCTTTAAACCAACTTAGTGCGTCAATATAGCAATAAGACAGAGTCAGTCTGCTAACTGTTTTTGATAAACCTAATAGCTATTAACATAAACCTTAACAACtcatgtttctctttttctttatttgatggagacagcaaaaaaaaaaagtaatgcaaTCACTCTCCAACCACTGTTTTTCCTGGTCAGTTGGAGGTTGCCATCCTATTCTTACTGCAGTGTGAAAAGAGACACTAAAAAGGACAGCAGCTGTGCAAATATAGGAGCAAATTTTTGTCCTCTGCTCCAAATTCTTATTTTTGGACTACTTAGGCCAGATTTGGATTATACAAAATTCAAAATTACCTTTGAATACACCTTCCACTGAGCCTTGGCACAGCCCCTCAGTTGATCAACTATGAAAACTACAACTTATATAGAAGACTATAAAACTAGTCACTGTGACGCCACCTAATGGTAAATGAAGTCTCCTGAAACCTTGAGCTGAATGTTCTCATGGCACCATCTTTGCTATTTCAAACCATACTGTGAATCCAAGCATGTTGCAAGCTCATTGGCTAACTTAATTAAAGGGTCATTAGTCTGTGATCGCACCCTGGATAACCATAATCCTAAGAGGTGGGTGGGGCTTAAGTGTTGTATCTGAAATGTCCATAGTGAGAATATTCCCTCTGACTGACATCATAGTGGggcaagaggagaaaaaacagcTTGAAATTGAGCATATAGAGCAGTCTGAAGTCTGGGCTTTTGGCTCATAATTCCTTGACTCTTCAGAAAATGTTTAATATAacaaaaaatgtggaaaagcaCAAAGCTCCACTTGGAATGaataatataactttttctttcacgtgtttttttttacatgttgctTAAAAGTTGGAAAGTGCGCTTATCAGTTCCACCGGGGAATGCCGTATCACGCTGAGTGGTGCAACTCGCATCATACCTTACatcaaaaaagtgtaaaaacacacagtgtgtcttttatgtgtgtctgacatttaaaaaacaaacaaatcacaaaGGACATCACAGGGAAATAAACAATGGTTTGAAACAAACTGATGAAGAAGACAAGATGTAGATAAAAGGGCCAGAAAAAGACTAATAAATGGACTTGTTTAAAACCAGTCAAAACTGAGCAATCCTTATTGAGAGCTTTGTAATTTTtggttataaaataaataaaaataagctgCATCCACATGGTCTGCAGGATTTCTTTcaaatttcagaagaaaactTCACAGTAAAATATcattacatttatatattttctcagTAGTCATTTGTGCACGTTTTGCACTCTGACGGCAGTGTAGTCTACAGACACGTTCGTTTAATCAATTTAGAAACTTTTAAGACTGTTCTTATACTTTTTTGGGACAGAGCAGAGGCGAGGGAAGGAAATCTGTGGGTAAAAGCACGGGAATAACATTTACACCTTTGTGGACCTCAAGAGGAGTACTGTAGAAGCCACATCAGAAGTTAAAGAGAGTTCTAGTTGTGTTCTTCATTAGCCTTGGCactgttcatttaaaaaaggacTGCCTTATGCAGCTTAAAAGCAAACTAATCATACAATGGTCCAGGGCATCTCCTGCAGCACTGCACAGGATAATGTGATAAGCAATTCAATTTCAAGCAAAACAGGAGACACTCCTTTTTTCTACCGATGTGCTGAATCTTCTGAGTCTTGGGCCAATAAATGCCACCACTGAACTGAGAAATATGGGCttagaaaaataaagtaaaaagctTTCCTTTCATGAGCTCCTGAGAGTTTGGAGCAGAGCTGCCTCCTCTCTCCTCGCCCAGGGGCAGGCTATCATCTCTGGTGACACCAGAGGAAGGGCAGCTCCAACCCCACCCCTGTCGGACCTGGAGATGTAAGGCCGCAGTGGAGAAGAGGCTCTGCGCTGCCGGCCCAGTCTCTCAGGTCCAGCTTCCTCTTTGATCACCAGCAGCCGACCTCCATGTCTCCACAACAAGGAGGAGGGCCAGATAACACGCTGCTGAGCTTGTAACCCCACCCTACAGCCCTTGTTCTCTCCAAATATGAAAAAAGGGTTAATTGTATTTAACAATATGCTCTCTATCCCAATACCCCCCCGTCTCCATCACCTCCACCCTACCTCCTTGATTAGAATTAGAATCACATCTGGCGCCATGTTCTGTCCCTCATTACTGCTGAATCTCATTAGAACGGGCTCCCGTGGGAGGGACGCGCTGGGTTTTTAAGCACACTTTTTGCTTTCTTCCTGCCTCTTGCTCATCTCATCTGCCTCGCCGCTTCTTCTCTTCTACGTTTACATTAGCGGAAGTCCTCATCTGAGAGAATGACTGAGCACCACCaccctccatctcctcctcctcctcccagaGCTTGGAAATTGTTTTACAGTGCCAATTAAAGTAGGTATGTTGAGTTTCTTCCAGAGTATGTATTATTCAGAGTGTATTATTTGttgcactcaaaaaaaaaaaaaaaaaaaaaaaaaaaaaaagaggagaagaagaaaaaacctcACTAAAATAGGACTCGCAGAGTAAGTTCCACTTACTTGCAATAAAAACTACACCAAAGGTTTCGAAATAGAGTCAACATGAGGAAAATGAGGGAGCTTATTTATGGCGCCCTGAAGTCCTACTGAATAATAAAAACCTCCACATATAACcacattttaaactttgtttCTGAGCATCTCTGTCCAAACACTGCTCTGAGTGGGAATTCGCTTTAGATGAGGggtgaaaaatacagaaaatgtgTAAAGTTTGACTCCAAAATGTTTTACCTCggtaaaatattaatttaaaaactttagaGGCAGGAAGCACACACTGCACACTTTGTAACTGGAGTGAAATAAGAGTTTCAACAAATATTCAAAGCTTTTTATTTGCTCTTTTAACATACCaatataaagtaataaaaacatggacaaaatatatcaaattaagaaaaaaaatagcagtgATGTCTGACAAGATTGGACCCGGCGTCAGAGCGGCGAGCTCTGAAGGTCGCAGGGAAGCCCTGAGGTTTTAATGATCGTTTAGCTCTAGATCATCGGCGAGTCGCAGAGCGTGCAGGGTGCCTGCAGTATCTTCTTTATCCACTCTGGATCTGCGGGGAAACAAAACAACTTCTGTTTGTACTCAAGATTACTAACAACAAAATCATTTAATGTGGTTATGTATATGTTAATATCAGAGACTTTGAAGGGTGACAGGAGTACAATTtaagccccccccccaaaaaatatgGCCTCATTTAGCACTACGAGTATACATTTGTGCACAAAGTAAGGGCATGTGCAAACTTGCCACTGGATTCATTAAATGTGCACACTGGCCAATTTGTTCTCACTGCCATGCATATGTTACAGGATCGTTCTACAAACACAGTCGTACTCTCGTTATTTGCAATCTGCATAGTGCCACACCCCTTTTCTCTAtataagaaaacacaaaaatcgATAATGTTCTTgtccactaaagcaataaaagtgGAACAATCAATAGTGCACACCATTCCTAAGAAAAGGATGTGGctaaataataaacatttttagtaagtaagtaagtataCAAGCGAGGTTTGAGCTGGAACAGCCAAGGTAACGTGTCGTGCCCTCGAGACACGGACTGTAGTtcagacaaagaaagaaaaggtttgATATCAAAAGATGGGGAGAAGTAGGTGATGAGATACAGTAAAAATGGATTGCAATGGAACGCAAACATATTTAATAATTATGTAATAACCATTTTTATATGCTGAGCATTCAAAACTGGGGTATGATCACTATTGTTTGTGAactgtacatttttatttgtgttttgttgagTCTTCATTAGTGGTACTGGAAGGCCGGCCTATTCTAATATGTTATATAAAAGTACACATACATTAAGCTAAAGCTTTATCCTGCACATTTACAGTTGTTATTCAGTGTCATTTACATTAATTAAAATACATTACAATTCATTGTTAGCGTGCATGCATAGTCTAATACCAAAGtaccaaaaagaaaaattcaggtgggaaaaatattgatgaaATATTAACAAGCTCAGCCCTAAAGTTTTCACGACACACCACAATTAAGTGAGCCGCCCGTTGCACACACTGGTCTGACAAACTAAGCACTTCCTGTAATGAGAGCATGCTTCTCTCCTGCTTCTTGCTACAAGTGTAAGCAATGGTCAGTCTGCATTGTCTTCCAACTTTTTTCAGAAGTAATGCGAAGGAAACGGCTTACTTTTCTAAAACATCTATAACATTTGTCAGAGTTTCTGACCACTGGTTAAACAAAAACATCTATGCTTGAGTAAATTAACCCACAATGAATAAAACGGgttaaaaattgtatttatccCACTGGACAATACtgaaaaaactacattttaacCTCATGTTTGAATCCTTGAGTTACATGAAATAAAAGTAaagaaggaaataaataaaagtctcAACTTAGctctttcttattttattctttggGTGCTATTGACGTAGAAGTACAGAACAGGGCTTTCTAATGAAGTATGTGAGAGATAAGAAATGACTATATTAGGAAGTTTACTGTGAAAGTGCATTATCTCACATATGTGAGGTTTTGAACTCCATCAGTGAGGCAGGACTTAGGGGAAGAGAAAATTCTTCTTTGTGATCCGGAAACAGCCACGACTAAAGTTAAATCTCACAGACATGATGTGCTGTGGCTCAGCTGGAGAAACGGCCTCCTGTCTGCTACACATGAgatcctgggtttgaatccctGCAGTGTCTCGGGCATATTCAAGATGGCAACATGGCTGATTTGTTTATCTCTAATTATTTAATGCCATCgctatatatttaatattaatgtaggttttttgtcttttgctgTCAGACATAGCGCTGCTAAATTGTTTTTAAGAATTTCATGTATAAAAGGGGTTTCATTACAAATAGAAGCTgctgtgataataataataataatagtagtaaAATAGGAACTATAAAGAAGGCAAACATCTTGAAGATATTTTTAGACAAGTGGGGGGTGATGCTGATTTTGACAGATGCCACAACTGCACAGACCTGTCACTCATTAGCTCAGATAGGCTGGGATGACCAGCAGAGCTGCCCCTCAGGCAGGTTTGATAAAGACCTGAGatcattttttccccctgcaggACCCACAGAGCCTGCTCTTTTCCCACTTCTGTGTTTATGtagaataatatattttttttctcatttgtatCATTATCGAGCTTACCTCCACCCATTTATATGCTATTATGATGATATGTACATTACATGTCATAGAGACATGTACTGTAAAACTAATGCAGAGCAAAGATCTCCAACTTACAAATATATCTAAACATAAATATGTAAGAGGGTTTCCTACATTTAATGTGAAGCAAATCATACTTTCCCCAAATCCaattaaagaaactgaaatacTGGACAAAATGACCACAGACAGAAAtctttttaatcagtttgaGTAAATAGTAAACGTCTGATAATCAGATTACTTAGATGCAATAAACGTTACACAGACTCACCGAGGCTTCCTTCGTTTCACGCTTTTTAAGACCGTTAAAAGAATGCAAATTATTACTGTAATtgccaaaatataaagaaggtATGAGGAACGTATGGTATgaggaaaaaaattataaagATAACAATTATTTGTTAGCATACAGTACAATTCCCCTATGTTTGAGCAGTATATTTAAATCCTAAATTCTAATGTTACAATTGTGTACTGTAATGACTCCTTATGAGGATCGATGTAGAGCTCGTACCTAATGAGTGAGCAGCAGTCAGCAATGTCACTGGGACACCCCCAGACTGATACAAAAACCTTTGCTGGCTTGCCTGCACAGCCGAATGTGGGCTCGAGACAATACTTAAGGCTTTTGTAAACTTAATTCTTTCCTTTAAGACTTTTATGAGGAAACAGAATGCAATCATTATTTCAGATATAAAGGCAATCAGAAAACATGTTTACATGCATTATATAGTAATGATGTATGTAATGCATTCATCTCCTCTTTCATCCCGCAGCTCTGCTGTCAcacctgtgtttctgtttacagTCTGTTGCGAACAGGCTGATTAGAAATCCATCTAACTGTACACATGGCAGTGGAAATCAGCTTTCAACTAGCgcggaaaaaaaaacacaggtttttctaatcCAGGTTATTGTTTACTTAAGAAATCAGGACCAACGTGTCTCTTCCTCACTGGAACCTCGGatagttctgttttttctcccctgAGTATCAAAGCATTAACCCTTTCAGTAATTCACAAGcacaagcaaaaagaaaaaaaagtagtcACCCATTCTGTTAATTGCATTGTTGCACTGCATGTCAGTGCACATTTCTACCCTCCCACTGCGCTGACCGACCTTAATGAAGTCATGCACAGATCGCTTACTCCCGCTCCAGCATTCAGAATTCCCCAGCTACACATTTCAAGTCCTAGCCAAGAAAGTGACAAGACTAAGCTTTGTGACCAGTAACTCAACTCTTGCCttataagaaaatacaaaagcacAGTggctaaaaagaaagaaaagacgcTGTGCTAATTTCTGCAATCAGTCACAGTTAATAAGTATTATGTTTGTGTGGTTCAGTCATCCAACATGTCGAGCATTGATCTGAGCGGCAGAGGCTGATGTTGAAGGTGACAGGAGGAGACGGCTGATCGAGAGCGCGACTGTGAAATGGAGGTGGAGGGAGATGGAAAGTGGCGCTTACCCTCAGGCTCTGGCAGTCTGGCGATGCTATCCAGCAGGAGGCACCGTCTGAACGTCAGCGTCTGGCAGGCCTGGTATGACAACGCACACCTGGAGGAGACCGAAAGAAATACATTAGAGAGCTGGCTGCCAGggacagtcacacacacacatatacacattatAAAAGTAGAGCAGAAACAGTGCTGAGGGGTGCAGCTGACGGGCACAGATTTCCCCTCGGTGCCCACCAGAGGCACCACGTTCAAGCTAGAGAGCAGGCAGGAGAAATGTTTGACAGACGATATTTATGAGACGATGAGAGTGCTGCATGGGTAAATATCAGAAGGAAGGAGCCTTGATTACTGCTCCGAGAAGATAAATAAACCGTCAAAGAAGGCGTTCGGCATTAAGATTCAATTCATGTCCCGACGCTCAGGCTCAGCTGTGGCGTCTGAACCAACGGTGCACCTACTCATCCTGTCAGGCTAAAGCTAAGAAAAACAACCATCCTTAGACGTTTTAAGTTTCTAAAGTTGTTCAAGAATTTTCTGCATACCTGAGCCACATGTGTCCATTTTTACACATAGTTTGTTTGTGGTCTGTGAAGGGCAGCACATCCTGACACAGGCTGCAGCGCTCCGAGAACGTCTGCTTGTTCATCTTATTCTTGATGTGGCCAATCAGGACCTGAAGGACAAAGCATGCAGGACCAAAGGGTCTAAATGAAAGCAACCCATGCATTCATTCCCAACTTGTAAAGCGGAGGCAAAGAAGGCAGcacaagaacagtttcttccacTGCAGCCTTACATCTAACAAGTAAAAGTTAGAAAGTTTCCAAACCCTCTTGGTCCTGTATGGAAAAAGTAGCCCCCTAAACTTACCTGGTTGCGCCACCCTTGGCAACCATTGCAACTCCAATCAAAcatttgcaataactggcaatgggctggtttcagtcattatgcaaatgtactgtttataaaattgaggaaacctgcagtcagctgaggctacgtccacactagcccggatagattacaaaacggcgttttcgtctgaaaacgctccgcgtccacactatcgttttcacagagttctgcgtccacattgaaacggccgaaaacgcttacattccagtactgcgcatgcgtgaaacgcaagacgattcggcctgcctcatttctgtctgccgtttatttactttccggctctttgaaacgttgcGGCAAAATGtagaggaaaagcaccgagttttttaaatggactaacaataaGGTGGAGTttttgctgcgagtaacacaaaagtacaaagttgcaaaagcgagtgagaattaaagaattcgAAGAAAAGCTCTCTgaagcatgtacagactgatattaatctttaatagggatgtcaaaattgagagcaaacaaaacaactgctgtataatgccctcctctatctttgtttaattggtcacatgactgcatcatatgactaacaTGCGTCATCATTTTCTAAAGTCTCCAttttcgctgtccacactgcgacgcataaaaacgctgcgttttcggggaaaacgccgtctcagagtggacgggaggccaaaaggTAGAGAAAACAATGAGTCTTCAAACAAAAACGCagtagtgtggacgtagcctgagactgaagaagtcacttggatgagtgacgaaatgtttctcccaatgaaaacgctacgtccagatgaacagaatcaacttttggaaatttacttacctggatgattgagcatgcatcaagacgaaaaCTGGTAATGAGTTTTGTGAATTCTTAGCCAACTATTCTTTGTAATCGACCCGCACTGAAGGGTTTTCAAGCTAGGGTGACCTGTTTATGGGCATGCCAAAGCACCTTAATTGGATTTAGGGGCTTGGATTGGATTTTCTAGGTCATGAAGCAACAACTGAAGCAATTGGggtctgcagttctttagatgctgTTCTAGGTTCTTTTGTGACTTCCTGGATGAGTCTTTGATGAAATGTTTTAGTAGGccggccactcctgggaaggtttaCAACTGTTCCAAATTTTCCTCATTTGTGGATAATTGTTCTCACCGTGGTTCACTCGAGtccccaaagccttagaaatggttTTGTAACACTGTCCAGAGTGACAGATGTCATTGAATTTGTTTCTATAAACTACAGGTTCTATTTAAATTATCATGTAAAAACTCTGTCCTTTGACTACTACtagcattttttaaatgatctgaaacatttaagcgTTTCAAATACTTTTCACAGCGCTGTATTCAGGAAAACCTAACCAAAAGTGCAGTGGTTTCTTAAGTAGAAAAAATAACACGTGAGTAATTACCTCTGATGCTCTGTCGTTGGTGTCTTTAGAGAGATACTCCACCAGGCCACAGGTGGGTATGCTAATGTTCTCTGCTAGCCAGGTATTGAGGTACACCACCCCCAACACCTTCTTCATGTTTTCTCTCATCAAGTGAGTCTCTACGGTGTTCATCCAAGCCTGTACCTCTGCCCTTTGCTCCTCCTGattctcctccttctccagtTTTTCTCCTCTGGGCTCGCCTTCCTCTTTCACAGCATCTTCTTTGTCttctccatcctcctcctcttcctcatctctTATGAACACCTTGCTTCCCTCTTTTGCAGGTTTCcagttgttttctgtgttagGTGACTGCAGTGACTGGTGAAGTATTCGCACCAAAAAGAGCTTGAACCGCCACAAGTAAGGCGAGTCCGCTTCCCGGATCTTCTGATCGAGCTCGTCCTGCAGTGATGCAGGGATGGACTTGTTTTTCAAAATCTGCCACCTCACCAGGTCGAGCAGGTCGGCCATTTTATACAAGTTCTGCGTAGGGGACCTGAGCAACAACGCTCCTGCGGCTTCTGGAGTTTTTAAGGTCACAAAGTGAACCTGGTAAGTCCTGTTAACTGGATGATAGCCATCGACCATACCTTGCGTGCTGACAAGTGCAATATATGCTCCGTTGCGGCTCACTGCAATCCCGTGTATCCTCCTCCCCGTGAGGTTCTCTGGTCGCATCATTTCCTCCTGCTTAAATATTAAAGTGCTCTCTGTAAAAGTTGGCGTCAGCTTTTTAATCCACCCGTCTGTGGAACAAGTGTACACCGCGACACCTTGTTGACTGACCGCTAGGGAGACTACAGGAAGGGAGTGCAGCCCAGCCACGTGAGAGTTGTGTACATTTAGTCCAGCTGGGGAAATCACaagtaaacaccaaaagatgTAGCAGCCACGTGATGCAacgatgaggctgcagctggatTTATGGATCGGGTGGATCATCGGGACACATTTGATGTTTTCAACAGCGATCTCATCGCACTCCTTCCACAGGATGACGGGGTGTCGGAGGGTGAAGTACCCCTTAACTCCCGACAGGCTGACCGGCATGATCTTGACGGGTCCCACCTCACTGCCGACGATCAGGCCGCTCATGCGACGATCTGCGTTTTCATACTCCCACCACGCTAAGTCACTTGGTCTGGTCACGCCTGATTCGATGATGTCATAAAACGTGA contains the following coding sequences:
- the gtf3c4 gene encoding general transcription factor 3C polypeptide 4 isoform X2 codes for the protein MAAASPSDSAHTLPKNVVIKTEPETEDVSVKRDPVIPLISPVSGLQPLSWSQDHRLAVCTSSSLAVMELVCDVHSNKQDLTLHRTSIPVPAEEYKLRVGPSVELSEAMVKFATHPDPTVRQAFLADRVINPSVGVHKGIKYASWSPLGCDSSGRCLLACLTLDHRLTIHNSHKRLEWNMLVDLTKKYSERLKERNYARKDDKLPQTNLQDFDELQRRFCMQTPLRMEWSSIYTIKQVQPDNTGVDLEMVLLAVLMENGDLVLWKFVLPFTDGADVTFYDIIESGVTRPSDLAWWEYENADRRMSGLIVGSEVGPVKIMPVSLSGVKGYFTLRHPVILWKECDEIAVENIKCVPMIHPIHKSSCSLIVASRGCYIFWCLLVISPAGLNVHNSHVAGLHSLPVVSLAVSQQGVAVYTCSTDGWIKKLTPTFTESTLIFKQEEMMRPENLTGRRIHGIAVSRNGAYIALVSTQGMVDGYHPVNRTYQVHFVTLKTPEAAGALLLRSPTQNLYKMADLLDLVRWQILKNKSIPASLQDELDQKIREADSPYLWRFKLFLVRILHQSLQSPNTENNWKPAKEGSKVFIRDEEEEEDGEDKEDAVKEEGEPRGEKLEKEENQEEQRAEVQAWMNTVETHLMRENMKKVLGVVYLNTWLAENISIPTCGLVEYLSKDTNDRASEVCVVIPGLPDADVQTVPPAG
- the gtf3c4 gene encoding general transcription factor 3C polypeptide 4 isoform X1, with amino-acid sequence MAAASPSDSAHTLPKNVVIKTEPETEDVSVKRDPVIPLISPVSGLQPLSWSQDHRLAVCTSSSLAVMELVCDVHSNKQDLTLHRTSIPVPAEEYKLRVGPSVELSEAMVKFATHPDPTVRQAFLADRVINPSVGVHKGIKYASWSPLGCDSSGRCLLACLTLDHRLTIHNSHKRLEWNMLVDLTKKYSERLKERNYARKDDKLPQTNLQDFDELQRRFCMQTPLRMEWSSIYTIKQVQPDNTGVDLEMVLLAVLMENGDLVLWKFVLPFTDGADVTFYDIIESGVTRPSDLAWWEYENADRRMSGLIVGSEVGPVKIMPVSLSGVKGYFTLRHPVILWKECDEIAVENIKCVPMIHPIHKSSCSLIVASRGCYIFWCLLVISPAGLNVHNSHVAGLHSLPVVSLAVSQQGVAVYTCSTDGWIKKLTPTFTESTLIFKQEEMMRPENLTGRRIHGIAVSRNGAYIALVSTQGMVDGYHPVNRTYQVHFVTLKTPEAAGALLLRSPTQNLYKMADLLDLVRWQILKNKSIPASLQDELDQKIREADSPYLWRFKLFLVRILHQSLQSPNTENNWKPAKEGSKVFIRDEEEEEDGEDKEDAVKEEGEPRGEKLEKEENQEEQRAEVQAWMNTVETHLMRENMKKVLGVVYLNTWLAENISIPTCGLVEYLSKDTNDRASEVLIGHIKNKMNKQTFSERCSLCQDVLPFTDHKQTMCKNGHMWLRCALSYQACQTLTFRRCLLLDSIARLPEPEDPEWIKKILQAPCTLCDSPMI